A window from Triticum aestivum cultivar Chinese Spring chromosome 6D, IWGSC CS RefSeq v2.1, whole genome shotgun sequence encodes these proteins:
- the LOC123146126 gene encoding GDSL esterase/lipase At5g33370 — protein sequence MAASSWQVALLAVALCVLPALPAASAARAFFIFGDSLVDNGNNNYLLTSARADSWPYGIDTPDHRATGRFSNGKNVVDLISEQIGSVPVLPYLSPELDGQNLLVGANFASAGIGILNDTGIQFANIIRISKQLTYFEQYKHRLAKLYGPERAARVVGGALTLITLGGNDFVNNYYLVPYSARSREFSLPDYIKYILSEYKQVLRRIHGLGARRILVTGVGPIGCVPAELAMHSLDGSCDPELQRASEAYNPQMEAMLNELNAEVGSSNGNGAVFVAVNTRRMHDDFIADPKAYGFVTSTEACCGQGRFNGIGICTMVSSLCANRDEYVFWDAFHPTERANRLIAQNYLTGSTDYISPMNLSTIIHLDRHLHD from the exons ATGGCGGCCTCCTCGTGGCAAGTGGCCCTTCTCGCCGTCGCGCTCTGCGTGCTCCCGGCCCTGCCGGCGGCGAGCGCGGCCCGGGCCTTCTTCATCTTCGGCGACTCGCTGGTGGACAACGGCAACAACAACTACCTCCTGACGTCGGCGCGCGCCGACTCGTGGCCCTACGGCATCGACACCCCGGACCACCGCGCCACGGGGAGGTTCTCCAATGGCAAGAACGTCGTCGACCTCATCA GCGAGCAGATCGGATCCGTGCCGGTGCTGCCGTACCTGAGCCCGGAGCTGGACGGCCAGAACCTGCTCGTCGGCGCCAACTTCGCCTCCGCCGGCATCGGGATCCTCAACGACACCGGCATCCAGTTC GCCAACATCATCCGGATCTCGAAGCAGCTGACCTACTTCGAGCAGTACAAGCACCGGCTGGCCAAGCTCTACGGCCCGGAGCGGGCGGCGCGGGTGGTCGGCGGCGCGCTCACGCTCATCACCCTCGGCGGCAACGACTTCGTTAACAACTACTACCTGGTGCCCTACTCCGCCCGCTCCCGGGAGTTCTCCCTCCCTGACTACATCAAGTACATTTTGTCCGAGTACAAGCAGGTGCTCCGCCGCATCCACGGCCTCGGCGCGCGCCGCATCCTCGTCACCGGCGTCGGCCCCATCGGCTGCGTGCCGGCCGAGCTCGCCATGCACAGCCTCGACGGCAGCTGCGACCCGGAGCTGCAGCGCGCCTCCGAGGCCTACAACCCGCAGATGGAGGCCATGCTCAACGAGCTCAACGCCGAGGTCGGCTCTAGCAATGGCAACGGCGCCGTGTTCGTGGCCGTGAACACGCGGCGCATGCACGACGACTTCATCGCCGACCCCAAGGCGTACGGCTTCGTCACCTCCACCGAGGCCTGCTGCGGGCAGGGGCGGTTCAACGGCATCGGCATCTGCACCATGGTGTCCAGCCTCTGCGCCAACCGCGACGAGTACGTGTTCTGGGACGCCTTCCACCCCACGGAGCGCGCCAACCGCCTCATCGCCCAGAACTACCTCACCGGCTCCACCGACTACATCTCCCCCATGAACCTCTCCACCATCATCCACCTCGACCGCCACCTCCACGACTAG